GGCAATGGAGTTAAGAGATAATTTGACTGTAGAAATCTTGGTGAAAGCGTGAAGAACACTGGAGTTAATAGATAGACTATAGAAAGAATTTGATCTGTGTCGTTGGTCAAAGTTTGGTTAACATTGTGAAACATCTCTTTCCAGCTGAAAACTGCTAGGGAAGCTGCTACTTTTGGTGTTACCGGAGCTGCTCTTGGAGCTGTTTCTACTGCCGCTTTTGCCTGGAAATACTCGAGGAGTCCACATGGTAAAGTCATTTTAATCCTTGATTAAATGATAATATTCAGCAAGTGAACTATATACTTAGTTTTTCATATTGCAAACTACTGATCTGCTTTGTTTCGAATTGTAGTTGTATTTTCTATTGGTAATTTCAACACCTCTCTAATTTCTGCTGGTGGTGCGACAGGTACTGCATTGTCCTTCTTAGGAGGAGGTGTTTTCGGTTGGACCTTTGGGCAAGAAGTCGCCAACCACACCTTGCAACTCTATAAGTTGGACACAATGGCGGCTCAAGTTACGTTCATGGAATGGTGGGAGCGCAAGTCTCAATGAAGGTTTTGAATCCAAAATAACAAAGACGCTTGCTATCTTGCAAACAGCTTGAAATGCAATAATAGTTAAATCCATTTCCAGACTTTATCTTTTCAACCTTTTTTTTATTACGTTCTCAATCTTGGAACATGTTTTGTTTTCCTTTGTCTCAATAATACAACACGCCCCAAGAGTGTTTTGAAAATTTGCGGAACTGAATTTGAAAGAAACCCAGTAATGTATTGGTCTCAAAATATTGGGACTTgaagattaataaataaatagactTTTGAAGCTTATATATAGCATACAACAAGCTGAGAGATCCAGCTGGAAGGTGTACTCCACTCTATTTGAAAGAATTGAAGAAGCTCGCAGTATCTGCAAGTGCAACGATGAAGGAGTCAACGTCTTCCTTCGTGTTGTAAAAGTAGAGGCTGGCGCGTGCACTTGCATTCACTCCAAGATACCGGTGGAGTGGCTGAGCGCAGTGGTGTCCTGACCTTATCGCAACTCCATGCTGCAACATACAATAGTTTCTTTTAGTTTTCATCCTAAAATA
This region of Brassica napus cultivar Da-Ae chromosome C5, Da-Ae, whole genome shotgun sequence genomic DNA includes:
- the LOC106414913 gene encoding succinate dehydrogenase subunit 6, mitochondrial — translated: MGDSSSFVDGIKGFWEERLSFLENYTRFTKRDTPLPSWSSSDVEEFIASDPLHGPTLKTAREAATFGVTGAALGAVSTAAFAWKYSRSPHGTALSFLGGGVFGWTFGQEVANHTLQLYKLDTMAAQVTFMEWWERKSQ